In Nymphaea colorata isolate Beijing-Zhang1983 chromosome 13, ASM883128v2, whole genome shotgun sequence, one DNA window encodes the following:
- the LOC116267114 gene encoding U-box domain-containing protein 17-like has protein sequence MGREYPVVPPRSLASLCDQIAPLLPIPVFFLRRHSLSLLRKVQLLSLVLRSVTASSPSASSALCLRELHAVLTKALNLVQFCHRSSRVHLLLLLPQLSIHFHDIGLDISTVFDVLPPGFLLDLDLRENALLLRRRSEPPCDPKGDRLRHEIIAVLDELRHERPPDPEDLRRIFFELGLQNRDECDDEMERLREVMMKTEEQEPEPSLSLVDLFCVVRYAKQLLFGIECSGASSVESADWESEKEEPEIPEDYRCPISLELMRDPVTVSTGQTYDRSSITHWLETGHVTCPKSGQLLKNTELVPNLALRSLISRWCTEHSIPFDESSEAAGAGGAGTLAVINSKPAIEATRLTALFLVDQLRSDLPSARTHAACELRVIARSGSPLIRAAIVNAGAIPLLVPLLDCGDPVAEENSVTAILNLSIHDGNKEPIVSAEGCLEGIIRVLRFGSTETMRENAAAALFSLSSAAALKERIASEPGAVDGLVELVRSGSIRARRDAVSALFNIATKKDNVPRVVMAGGTDAVVELLRETDGGLAEEAAAVVAMLARQADGIVAVVAAPGGISALVWVLRTGSPKAKEHAVAALLELCRHGGQDALERVARAPLLVRSLHSLLYSGTSRAKRKAASLVRICGGCCGLSATTHSMPVSLAVSVPFR, from the coding sequence ATGGGGAGGGAGTACCCTGTTGTTCCGCCTCGCTCCCTCGCGTCCCTCTGCGACCAGATCGCCCCCCTCTTGCCCATCCccgtcttcttcctccgccgCCACTCGCTTTCGCTCCTCCGGAAGGTGCAGCTTCTGTCCCTCGTCCTCCGCTCCGTCACCGCCTCTTCGCCTTCGGCCTCTTCGGCCCTCTGCCTGAGGGAGCTCCATGCCGTGCTCACCAAAGCCCTCAATCTCGTGCAGTTCTGCCACCGTTCCAGCAGAGTCCACCTCCTCCTGCTTCTGCCGCAGCTCTCCATTCACTTCCACGACATCGGCCTAGATATCTCTACCGTCTTCGACGTGCTCCCGCCGGGCTTTCTTCTGGACCTGGACCTCCGGGAGAACGCTCTCCTCCTGCGGCGTCGATCAGAGCCTCCCTGCGACCCCAAGGGCGATCGCCTCCGGCACGAGATTATAGCCGTTCTTGATGAACTCCGCCATGAGCGCCCGCCGGACCCGGAAGATCTTCGGCGGATCTTTTTCGAACTAGGGTTGCAGAACAGAGATGAATGCGACGACGAGATGGAGCGCCTCAGGgaggtgatgatgaagacggAAGAGCAGGAGCCTGAGCCGTCCTTGTCGCTCGTCGATCTGTTCTGCGTCGTCCGGTACGCGAAGCAGCTCCTCTTCGGCATCGAATGCTCCGGTGCGTCTTCGGTAGAATCGGCGGATTGGGAGTCGGAAAAGGAAGAGCCAGAGATACCGGAGGATTATCGGTGCCCTATCTCCCTCGAGCTCATGCGCGATCCCGTTACGGTTTCCACCGGGCAGACCTACGACCGCTCCTCGATCACTCATTGGCTGGAGACCGGCCACGTTACCTGCCCGAAGAGCGGGCAGCTCCTCAAGAACACCGAACTCGTCCCCAACCTCGCCCTCCGCAGCCTCATTTCTCGCTGGTGCACCGAGCACTCGATTCCGTTTGACGAGTCGTCGGAGGCCGCCGGAGCCGGAGGTGCGGGCACGCTTGCTGTGATCAACTCGAAGCCGGCGATCGAAGCCACCAGGCTGACCGCGCTCTTCCTCGTCGATCAACTTAGGAGCGACTTGCCGTCTGCCAGGACGCATGCTGCCTGCGAGCTCCGCGTGATTGCTAGGTCCGGATCGCCCCTCATCCGGGCAGCGATAGTCAACGCCGGCGCTATTCCGCTGCTTGTGCCGTTGCTTGATTGTGGCGATCCCGTCGCCGAGGAGAATTCCGTCACGGCGATCCTCAATCTGTCAATCCATGACGGCAACAAGGAGCCGATCGTGTCGGCAGAGGGCTGCCTGGAGGGAATCATTCGCGTGCTCCGTTTTGGTTCGACCGAGACGATGAGAGAGAACGCGGCAGCGGCCCTTTTCAGCCTGTCCTCCGCCGCCGCCCTGAAGGAGCGGATCGCCAGCGAGCCCGGCGCAGTGGACGGCCTCGTCGAGCTGGTCCGTTCAGGTTCCATCCGTGCAAGGCGGGACGCCGTCTCCGCTCTGTTCAACATCGCCACGAAGAAGGACAACGTCCCGAGGGTCGTCATGGCCGGCGGCACGGATGCCGTGGTGGAGCTGCTCCGGGAGACGGACGGTGGATTGGCGGAGGAGGCAGCCGCCGTGGTGGCGATGCTGGCGAGGCAGGCCGACGGCATCGTGGCGGTGGTCGCCGCCCCGGGCGGTATCTCGGCCCTCGTCTGGGTCCTCCGAACCGGATCGCCCAAGGCGAAGGAGCATGCCGTCGCGGCGCTGCTCGAGCTTTGCCGGCACGGCGGCCAGGATGCGCTGGAGAGGGTCGCCAGGGCGCCGCTTCTGGTCCGCTCCCTGCACTCCCTACTTTACTCCGGTACGAGTCGAGCGAAGCGGAAGGCCGCGTCGCTGGTGCGCATCTGCGGCGGCTGCTGTGGGCTTTCCGCTACGACGCACTCCATGCCGGTCTCGTTGGCCGTTTCGGTTCCGTTCCGGTAA
- the LOC116267221 gene encoding protein sym-1 isoform X1 has protein sequence MDILGLGFGWNGPFPPRRFRCPRAKGSSSLDSDAPTSKNGGTGWSLRFPLGPSATSSSLALTGDTIAQFIERSKIKRREPLTHERNPNKDFKLDLLCDHDWLRALRMASYGFLLYGPGSYAWYQLLDRYMPKQTLVTLSAKVVLNQIILGPSVIAVVFAWNSLWLGKLSELPIKYQKDALPTLLNGFKFWIPASILNFGVVPLQARVAFMSACSIFWNFYLSTTMSKQT, from the exons ATGGATATTTTAGGGCTGGGATTCGGATGGAACGGCCCCTTCCCTCCAAGGAGATTCCGCTGCCCAAGAGCGAAGGGTAGTAGCTCCTTGGATTCCGATGCCCCCACCTCCAAGAATGGCGGGACGGGATGGAGCTTGCGCTTTCCTCTGGGCCCTtccgccacctcctcctccctcgcccTCACCGGCGACACCATTGCCCAGTTCATCGAACGCTCGAAGATCAAGAGGCGCGAGCCGCTAACGCATGAGAGGAATCCGAACAAg GATTTCAAGTTGGACTTGCTCTGCGATCATGATTGGCTTCGGGCACTTCGGATGGCCTCGTATGGTTTCCTTCTATATGGTCCTGGATCGTATGCTTGGTATCAGCTTCTTGATCGTTACATGCCTAAGCAGACGTTGGTGACCTTGTCCGCAAAG GTTGTTTTGAATCAAATAATTCTTGGTCCAAGTGTCATTGCTGTTGTTTTTGCATGGAATAGTCTGTGGCTGGGGAAGCTTTCAGAACTCCCCATAAAGTATCAGAAAGATGCCCTTCCTACACTGCTCAATG GTTTTAAGTTCTGGATTCCAGCCAGCATACTGAATTTCGG AGTTGTGCCTCTCCAGGCCCGGGTAGCCTTTATGTCCGCCTGCTCCATATTCTGGAATTTCTATCTTTCAACCACCATGAGTAAGCAGACATAA
- the LOC116267221 gene encoding uncharacterized protein LOC116267221 isoform X2, whose product MDILGLGFGWNGPFPPRRFRCPRAKGSSSLDSDAPTSKNGGTGWSLRFPLGPSATSSSLALTGDTIAQFIERSKIKRREPLTHERNPNKDFKLDLLCDHDWLRALRMASYGFLLYGPGSYAWYQLLDRYMPKQTLVTLSAKVVLNQIILGPSVIAVVFAWNSLWLGKLSELPIKYQKDALPTLLNGFKFWIPASILNFGKRPSSSWDLRSCLEERVCTHSMELCLSRPG is encoded by the exons ATGGATATTTTAGGGCTGGGATTCGGATGGAACGGCCCCTTCCCTCCAAGGAGATTCCGCTGCCCAAGAGCGAAGGGTAGTAGCTCCTTGGATTCCGATGCCCCCACCTCCAAGAATGGCGGGACGGGATGGAGCTTGCGCTTTCCTCTGGGCCCTtccgccacctcctcctccctcgcccTCACCGGCGACACCATTGCCCAGTTCATCGAACGCTCGAAGATCAAGAGGCGCGAGCCGCTAACGCATGAGAGGAATCCGAACAAg GATTTCAAGTTGGACTTGCTCTGCGATCATGATTGGCTTCGGGCACTTCGGATGGCCTCGTATGGTTTCCTTCTATATGGTCCTGGATCGTATGCTTGGTATCAGCTTCTTGATCGTTACATGCCTAAGCAGACGTTGGTGACCTTGTCCGCAAAG GTTGTTTTGAATCAAATAATTCTTGGTCCAAGTGTCATTGCTGTTGTTTTTGCATGGAATAGTCTGTGGCTGGGGAAGCTTTCAGAACTCCCCATAAAGTATCAGAAAGATGCCCTTCCTACACTGCTCAATG GTTTTAAGTTCTGGATTCCAGCCAGCATACTGAATTTCGG GAAAAGGCCGTCCTCTTCCTGGGATCTCAGGAGCTGCCTGGAGGAACGTGTGTGCACGCATTCCATGG AGTTGTGCCTCTCCAGGCCCGGGTAG
- the LOC116267221 gene encoding uncharacterized protein LOC116267221 isoform X3, with the protein MDILGLGFGWNGPFPPRRFRCPRAKGSSSLDSDAPTSKNGGTGWSLRFPLGPSATSSSLALTGDTIAQFIERSKIKRREPLTHERNPNKDFKLDLLCDHDWLRALRMASYGFLLYGPGSYAWYQLLDRYMPKQTLVTLSAKVVLNQIILGPSVIAVVFAWNSLWLGKLSELPIKYQKDALPTLLNGFKFWIPASILNFGC; encoded by the exons ATGGATATTTTAGGGCTGGGATTCGGATGGAACGGCCCCTTCCCTCCAAGGAGATTCCGCTGCCCAAGAGCGAAGGGTAGTAGCTCCTTGGATTCCGATGCCCCCACCTCCAAGAATGGCGGGACGGGATGGAGCTTGCGCTTTCCTCTGGGCCCTtccgccacctcctcctccctcgcccTCACCGGCGACACCATTGCCCAGTTCATCGAACGCTCGAAGATCAAGAGGCGCGAGCCGCTAACGCATGAGAGGAATCCGAACAAg GATTTCAAGTTGGACTTGCTCTGCGATCATGATTGGCTTCGGGCACTTCGGATGGCCTCGTATGGTTTCCTTCTATATGGTCCTGGATCGTATGCTTGGTATCAGCTTCTTGATCGTTACATGCCTAAGCAGACGTTGGTGACCTTGTCCGCAAAG GTTGTTTTGAATCAAATAATTCTTGGTCCAAGTGTCATTGCTGTTGTTTTTGCATGGAATAGTCTGTGGCTGGGGAAGCTTTCAGAACTCCCCATAAAGTATCAGAAAGATGCCCTTCCTACACTGCTCAATG GTTTTAAGTTCTGGATTCCAGCCAGCATACTGAATTTCGG GTGCTAA
- the LOC116266637 gene encoding uncharacterized protein LOC116266637 yields MGAIDSASILDEIQSIVHDKLQVVSYKWLSRYFSLSSNEAKRVLKEFVELRGGELEVLYALSGWLKDKPQSYSVVLSRKDKLSGIQEEFKDGSVQVYSVQASIPKDPAALVSAEYVQAEELFGQSLTNENCLWDNRYGAVSNSFVKRSADVKPLNICSVEPKTAVVSNSILKKPTESKTFSPIVPQSSVEVSKEPVKLHNGNGVQCTKPIVDSEKASVASAVRKKDQNGKKSSGTGGSLAKLWGRASSKPKVSFSATDAAKDSSGPISNSEAQIHAQEEAEALSSDDDVKDHRRRDSNGSGGRKRRVVFDYSDEEDDEAVISLASPEPPKTHTVLSSKCSNNDLTVEKKQMDLDEPNSDGGLSLNDSPKGHCGSKSRISSSECLQGISAEASNNDHIDKVSASAAVLPRRKILKTRIDDRGREVTEVVWEGETEEDNKGATDAAIIAKDIKDENNGVEKSTGNRAPAVVKMPAASTNAAPPHLPVKAGSKKTPKNNVKDVKQGSITAFFKKI; encoded by the exons ATGGGGGCAATTGATTCCGCTAGTATCCTCGACGAGATTCAATCTATTGTTCACGATAAACTTCAAGTG GTGTCATACAAATGGCTCAGCCGCTATTTCTCTTTATCGTCCAATGAAGCCAAGAG GGTGCTTAAGGAGTTTGTTGAGCTTCGTGGTGGTGAGCTGGAAGTTCTATACGCACTTTCTGGGTGGTTGAAGGACAAACCACAGAGCTATTCTGTGGTACTTTCTCGGAAAGATAAACTCTCTG GCATACAAGAGGAATTTAAAGATGGTTCGGTTCAGGTGTATAGCGTGCAAGCTTCCATCCCAAAAGATCCTGCAGCACTTGTAAGTGCCGAATATGTACAAGCAGAAGAGCTTTTTGGTCAATCTTTGACAAATGAGAATTGTTTGTGGGACAACAG gtatggtgcagtttcaaattcttttgttaAGCGTAGTGCTGATGTGAAGCCTCTTAACATTTGTTCAGTGGAGCCAAAGACTGCAGTTGTGAGTAATAGCATACTAAAGAAGCCAACCGaatcaaaaacattttcaccAATAGTACCTCAGTCTTCTGTTGAGGTATCAAAGGAACCAGTGAAACTGCATAATGGGAATGGTGTTCAGTGCACTAAACCCATTGTTGATTCTGAGAAGGCCTCAGTTGCTTCTGCTGTTAGAAAGAAAGATCAGAATGGTAAGAAATCATCAGGAACTGGAGGATCACTAGCAAAGTTGTGGGGTCGTGCCTCTTCGAAACCAAAAGTCAGCTTTTCTGCCACTGATGCTGCCAAGGATAGCTCAGGACCCATCT CAAACTCGGAAGCTCAGATACATGCACAGGAAGAGGCTGAAGCCCTAAGCAGTGACGATGATGTGAAGGACCATAGGAGAAGAGATTCAAATGGCAGTGGTGGTAGAAAGAGGAGGGTGGTTTTTGATTATTCAGATGAAGAGGATGATGAAGCTGTAATCAGTCTTGCATCACCGGAGCCTCCTAAGACCCACACGGTTCTTAGTTCCAAATGCAGTAATAATGATTTGACTGtagagaaaaaacaaatggatcttgatgagcCCAATAGTGACGGTGGTCTAAGCTTGAATGATAGTCCAAAAGGACACTGTGGAAGCAAGTCTAGGATATCTTCCTCGGAATGTCTCCAAGGCATATCTGCAGAAGCATCAAATAACGATCACATTGATAAAGTAAGCGCTTCTGCTGCAGTTCTACCCAGGAGAAAAATTCTGAAGACAAGAATTGATGATCGTGGAAGAGAAG TTACCGAGGTTGTATGGGAAGGAGAAACTGAGGAAGATAATAAGGGCGCTACTGATGCTGCTATAATTGCTAAGGATATCAAAGATGAAAATAATGGTGTTGAAAAGAGTACTGGAAACAG GGCTCCTGCCGTTGTAAAAATGCCCGCAGCTTCAACAAATGCTGCGCCTCCTCACTTGCCAGTTAAGGCTGGAAGCAAGAAAACACCGAAGAACAATGTGAAAGATGTAAAACAAGGTAGCATCACAGCATTCTTCAAAAAGATCTGA
- the LOC116267053 gene encoding MADS-box protein SOC1-like: MERIEDKQKRHVTFSKRRNDLFKKVEEICSLTGATIAIIYFSEAGNPFTFCHPPPADGHQQFLQQYYGSSSGCTITAAPSQSAPELLVAIRRRRMTESEGVSCFTEADDGNGGTCKSADLLRLFEEIIPPLGEGDVPLLLIFNPFHVNPLFSHLQASPRLAN; this comes from the exons ATGGAAAGGATTGAAGATAAGCAAAAGAGGCACGTCACATTCTCCAAGAGGAGGAATGATCTCTTCAAAAAGGTGGAGGAGATCTGCTCTCTTACAGGTGCCACCATTGCCATCATCTACTTCAGTGAAGCAGGAAACCCCTTCACTTTCTGTCATCCTCCTCCTGCGGATGGCCACCAACAATTCCTGCAGCAGTACTATGGGAGTTCCAGTGGCTGCACCATCACTGCTGCTCCTTCCCAATCAGCACCT GAATTGTTGGTGGCCATCCGCAGAAGGAGGATGACAGAAAGTGAAGGGGTTTCCTGCTTCACTGAAGCAGATGATGGCAATGGTGGCACCTGTAAGAGTGCAGATCTCCTCCGCCTTTTTGAAGAGATCATTCCTCCTCTTGGAGAAGGTGACGTGCCTCTATTGCTTATCTTCAATCCTTTCCATGTTAAtcctcttttttctcatcttcaagcAAGTCCAAGGCTGGCCAATTGA